From a region of the Cucumis sativus cultivar 9930 chromosome 6, Cucumber_9930_V3, whole genome shotgun sequence genome:
- the LOC101206994 gene encoding signaling peptide TAXIMIN 1 codes for MCCGDGDCRPLGFLLGLPFAFVSLILSIIGVIIWIVGLTLTCICPCCLCLTVIVELALELIKAPFHVMEWFTSQIPC; via the exons ATGTGTTGTGGAGATGGCGATTGTAGGCCACTCGGCTTCTTGCTTGGCTTGCCTTTTGCTTTCGTTTCTCTTATCCTTTCCATTATCGGCGTAATTATATGGATTGTGGG ATTGACGCTTACTTGCATATGTCCTTGTTGTTTGTGCTTAACGGTGATAGTGGAGCTTGCTTTGGAGCTGATCAAAGCCCCATTTCATGTCATGGAGTGGTTCACCTCTCAGATTCCTTGTTGA
- the LOC101207410 gene encoding uncharacterized protein LOC101207410 isoform X2 — protein sequence MIQRLQLKALHLWPTLRSSSSPHLHSQTLNLSSSSSLQYTPWSGLKAWKQSPLNENRFWGPNGPEPLLESSSTGVFFDSRIESASSLAELGALVLSTSDPLTKSKLSHLAYSRWSQEGLPIGVFEAPSHPARPSLPKLVSPKEIPAPKNSGLPLNAYMLHNLAHVELNAIDLAWDTVVRFSLFSDVLGEGFFADFAHVADDESRHFMWCSQRLAELGFKYGDMAAHNLLWRECEKSSNNVAARLAAIPLVQEARGLDAGPRLVKKLVGFGDHRTSDIVAKIADEEVAHVAVGVYWFVLVCQKMERAPCSTFKEYSVELKGPFNYSARDEAGLPRDWYDISNTNVQDELSGDTKNEQLSVACFSNIHGVQELQFAWAFRMRCYSPSSGVFVTCFVGLR from the exons ATGATACAGCGTCTTCAACTCAAGGCTCTACATTTATGGCCTACTCTTCGCTCTTCGTCCTCTCCCCATCTCCATTCTCAAACCCTCAACCTAAgttcctcttcttctcttcaataCACGCCTTGGTCTGGTCTCAAAGCTTGGAAACAGAGTCCCCTTAATGAGAATCGATTCTGGGGACCCAATGGACCAGAGCCTCTGCTTGAATCTTCATCAACTGGGGTTTTCTTTGATAGCCGAATCGAATCGGCTTCGTCTCTTGCGGAATTGGGTGCATTGGTTCTCTCTACAAGTGACCCTTTAACCAAATCCAAACTCTCTCATCTTGCTTACTCCAGATGGTCTCAGGAAGGTCTTCCCATTGGCGTTTTCGAAGCTCCTTCTCATCCTGCTCGACCTTCGTTGCCGAAATtg GTCTCTCCAAAGGAAATTCCGGCTCCTAAAAACTCAGGATTACCTCTGAATGCTTATATGTTACACAATCTTGCTCATGTTGAGCTTAATGCAATTGATTTGGCATGGGACACTGTCGTTCGATTTTCTCTCTTCAGTGATGTTCTTGGGGAGGGTTTTTTTGCTGACTTTGCTCATGTTGCTGATGATGAGAGTCGCCATTTTATGTGGTGTTCACAGAGACTTGCTGAACTTGGTTTCAA ATATGGAGATATGGCTGCTCATAATTTGCTTTGGAGGGAGTGTGAGAAATCATCCAACAATGTAGCTGCACGCTTGGCAGCAATACCGCTTGTCCAG GAGGCTAGAGGACTCGATGCTGGGCCTCGACTAGTGAAAAAATTAGTTGGCTTCGGGGATCATAGAACATCTGATATTGTAGCTAAAATTGCTGATGAAGAAGTTGCACATGTAGCTGTTGGTGTCTACTGGTTTGTCCTAGTCTGTCAGAAAATGGAACGTGCTCCATGCTCAACTTTTAAAG AATACAGTGTGGAACTAAAAGGGCCTTTCAATTATTCAGCTCGAGATGAAGCTGGCCTTCCACGTGATTG GTATGACATATCAAACACGAATGTACAGGACGAGTTGAGTGGAGACACTAAAAATGAACAGCTATCTGTG GCTTGCTTCAGTAATATCCATGGAGTGCAAGAACTCCAGTTTGCATGGGCCTTCAGAATGAGGTGTTATTCACCATCATCCGGTGTTTTTGTAACGTGCTTCGTGGGCCTGAGATAA
- the LOC101207410 gene encoding uncharacterized protein LOC101207410 isoform X1, with amino-acid sequence MIQRLQLKALHLWPTLRSSSSPHLHSQTLNLSSSSSLQYTPWSGLKAWKQSPLNENRFWGPNGPEPLLESSSTGVFFDSRIESASSLAELGALVLSTSDPLTKSKLSHLAYSRWSQEGLPIGVFEAPSHPARPSLPKLVSPKEIPAPKNSGLPLNAYMLHNLAHVELNAIDLAWDTVVRFSLFSDVLGEGFFADFAHVADDESRHFMWCSQRLAELGFKYGDMAAHNLLWRECEKSSNNVAARLAAIPLVQEARGLDAGPRLVKKLVGFGDHRTSDIVAKIADEEVAHVAVGVYWFVLVCQKMERAPCSTFKELLKEYSVELKGPFNYSARDEAGLPRDWYDISNTNVQDELSGDTKNEQLSVACFSNIHGVQELQFAWAFRMRCYSPSSGVFVTCFVGLR; translated from the exons ATGATACAGCGTCTTCAACTCAAGGCTCTACATTTATGGCCTACTCTTCGCTCTTCGTCCTCTCCCCATCTCCATTCTCAAACCCTCAACCTAAgttcctcttcttctcttcaataCACGCCTTGGTCTGGTCTCAAAGCTTGGAAACAGAGTCCCCTTAATGAGAATCGATTCTGGGGACCCAATGGACCAGAGCCTCTGCTTGAATCTTCATCAACTGGGGTTTTCTTTGATAGCCGAATCGAATCGGCTTCGTCTCTTGCGGAATTGGGTGCATTGGTTCTCTCTACAAGTGACCCTTTAACCAAATCCAAACTCTCTCATCTTGCTTACTCCAGATGGTCTCAGGAAGGTCTTCCCATTGGCGTTTTCGAAGCTCCTTCTCATCCTGCTCGACCTTCGTTGCCGAAATtg GTCTCTCCAAAGGAAATTCCGGCTCCTAAAAACTCAGGATTACCTCTGAATGCTTATATGTTACACAATCTTGCTCATGTTGAGCTTAATGCAATTGATTTGGCATGGGACACTGTCGTTCGATTTTCTCTCTTCAGTGATGTTCTTGGGGAGGGTTTTTTTGCTGACTTTGCTCATGTTGCTGATGATGAGAGTCGCCATTTTATGTGGTGTTCACAGAGACTTGCTGAACTTGGTTTCAA ATATGGAGATATGGCTGCTCATAATTTGCTTTGGAGGGAGTGTGAGAAATCATCCAACAATGTAGCTGCACGCTTGGCAGCAATACCGCTTGTCCAG GAGGCTAGAGGACTCGATGCTGGGCCTCGACTAGTGAAAAAATTAGTTGGCTTCGGGGATCATAGAACATCTGATATTGTAGCTAAAATTGCTGATGAAGAAGTTGCACATGTAGCTGTTGGTGTCTACTGGTTTGTCCTAGTCTGTCAGAAAATGGAACGTGCTCCATGCTCAACTTTTAAAG AGTTGTTAAAAGAATACAGTGTGGAACTAAAAGGGCCTTTCAATTATTCAGCTCGAGATGAAGCTGGCCTTCCACGTGATTG GTATGACATATCAAACACGAATGTACAGGACGAGTTGAGTGGAGACACTAAAAATGAACAGCTATCTGTG GCTTGCTTCAGTAATATCCATGGAGTGCAAGAACTCCAGTTTGCATGGGCCTTCAGAATGAGGTGTTATTCACCATCATCCGGTGTTTTTGTAACGTGCTTCGTGGGCCTGAGATAA
- the LOC101207410 gene encoding uncharacterized protein LOC101207410 isoform X3 — protein MIQRLQLKALHLWPTLRSSSSPHLHSQTLNLSSSSSLQYTPWSGLKAWKQSPLNENRFWGPNGPEPLLESSSTGVFFDSRIESASSLAELGALVLSTSDPLTKSKLSHLAYSRWSQEGLPIGVFEAPSHPARPSLPKLVSPKEIPAPKNSGLPLNAYMLHNLAHVELNAIDLAWDTVVRFSLFSDVLGEGFFADFAHVADDESRHFMWCSQRLAELGFKYGDMAAHNLLWRECEKSSNNVAARLAAIPLVQEARGLDAGPRLVKKLVGFGDHRTSDIVAKIADEEVAHVAVGVYWFVLVCQKMERAPCSTFKELLKEYSVELKGPFNYSARDEAGLPRDWYDISNTNVQDELSGDTKNEQLSVVYDRLASVISMECKNSSLHGPSE, from the exons ATGATACAGCGTCTTCAACTCAAGGCTCTACATTTATGGCCTACTCTTCGCTCTTCGTCCTCTCCCCATCTCCATTCTCAAACCCTCAACCTAAgttcctcttcttctcttcaataCACGCCTTGGTCTGGTCTCAAAGCTTGGAAACAGAGTCCCCTTAATGAGAATCGATTCTGGGGACCCAATGGACCAGAGCCTCTGCTTGAATCTTCATCAACTGGGGTTTTCTTTGATAGCCGAATCGAATCGGCTTCGTCTCTTGCGGAATTGGGTGCATTGGTTCTCTCTACAAGTGACCCTTTAACCAAATCCAAACTCTCTCATCTTGCTTACTCCAGATGGTCTCAGGAAGGTCTTCCCATTGGCGTTTTCGAAGCTCCTTCTCATCCTGCTCGACCTTCGTTGCCGAAATtg GTCTCTCCAAAGGAAATTCCGGCTCCTAAAAACTCAGGATTACCTCTGAATGCTTATATGTTACACAATCTTGCTCATGTTGAGCTTAATGCAATTGATTTGGCATGGGACACTGTCGTTCGATTTTCTCTCTTCAGTGATGTTCTTGGGGAGGGTTTTTTTGCTGACTTTGCTCATGTTGCTGATGATGAGAGTCGCCATTTTATGTGGTGTTCACAGAGACTTGCTGAACTTGGTTTCAA ATATGGAGATATGGCTGCTCATAATTTGCTTTGGAGGGAGTGTGAGAAATCATCCAACAATGTAGCTGCACGCTTGGCAGCAATACCGCTTGTCCAG GAGGCTAGAGGACTCGATGCTGGGCCTCGACTAGTGAAAAAATTAGTTGGCTTCGGGGATCATAGAACATCTGATATTGTAGCTAAAATTGCTGATGAAGAAGTTGCACATGTAGCTGTTGGTGTCTACTGGTTTGTCCTAGTCTGTCAGAAAATGGAACGTGCTCCATGCTCAACTTTTAAAG AGTTGTTAAAAGAATACAGTGTGGAACTAAAAGGGCCTTTCAATTATTCAGCTCGAGATGAAGCTGGCCTTCCACGTGATTG GTATGACATATCAAACACGAATGTACAGGACGAGTTGAGTGGAGACACTAAAAATGAACAGCTATCTGTG GTTTACGACAGGCTTGCTTCAGTAATATCCATGGAGTGCAAGAACTCCAGTTTGCATGGGCCTTCAGAATGA
- the LOC101207657 gene encoding transcription factor GTE4 translates to MDSGPTVGEGGVGDGVREKQRYVESKVYTRKAFRAQRKNNNNSNSNSIADVATATSSAVENKEDNDNNRNNETATATATAPTTATTATNDNNDANVNSDVDRDKGNNLVEPLQCTTVTEDKNTAQEQLISRFNVVSEDSSCLNRQQVAAGDAVQSTQDQPSGNGVMEVAVENQNNNNLGSKSKQEMRELRRKLESDLATIRDVLKRIEAKQGELSESGTFHVTTNEGMDKVGGDKQQIHPEVASVRVPREPSRPLNKLSVSVLENSQGVSDYVEKEKRTPKANQFYRNSEFILGKDKLPPAESNKKAKMNIKKPGGGEIAHSFGTGSKFFKSCSSLLEKLIKHKYGWVFDAPVDVQGLGLHDYYTIIKHPMDLGTVKSRLNKNWYKSPKEFAEDVRLTFRNAMTYNPKGQDVYVMADQLLSIFEDRWVIIEADYNREMRFGLDYGAALSTPTSRKARLPPPPPLDMKRILERSESTTYRLDSKNRPLSATPSSRTPAPKKPKAKDPHKRDMTYEEKQKLSSNLQNLPSEKLDAILQIIKKRNSNIFQDDEEIEVDIDSVDAETLWELDRFVTNYKKSLSKNKRKAELALRARADDEHNSTQKAPVVMEVPKKTKADENTVSSSVPVQGQGNGRSRSSSSSSSSSDSGSSSSDSDSESSSASGSDTGS, encoded by the exons ATGGATTCGGGACCTACAGTTGGTGAGGGAGGTGTGGGAGATGGTGTTAGAGAGAAGCAGAGGTACGTGGAGAGTAAAGTGTACACTAGGAAGGCCTTCAGAGCCCAAAGgaagaacaacaacaacagcAACTCAAATTCAATTGCAGATGTAGCCACTGCCACGTCCTCTGCTGTTGAGAATAAAGaagataatgataataatcGAAATAACGAGACCGCTACCGCCACAGCTACTGCCCCGACAACTGCCACCACCGCCACCAACGACAACAACGATGCTAATGTCAATAGTGATGTTGACCGTGATAAAGGTAACAACTTGGTTGAACCTCTTCAGTGTACTACAGTGACGGAGGATAAGAATACGGCTCAGGAGCAGCTCATTTCGAGATTCAATGTGGTGTCTGAGGATTCCTCATGTCTCAATCGTCAGCAGGTTGCTGCTGGGGATGCAGTGCAGAGCACTCAAGACCAACCCTCAGGAAATGGGGTTATGGAAGTGGCCGtggaaaatcaaaataacaataatttggGATCCAAGTCTAAGCAGGAGATGCGAGAACTTCGGCGTAAGCTTGAGAGTGATCTTGCGACGATTAGAGATGTGTTGAAAAGAATTGAGGCAAAACAGGGGGAGTTAAGTGAGTCTGGTACTTTTCATGTTACGACTAATGAGGGAATGGATAAAGTTGGTGGAGACAAGCAGCAGATTCATCCTGAGGTTGCTTCTGTTCGTGTGCCTCGTGAACCTTCTAGGCCTCTGAATAAATTGAGTGTATCGGTGTTGGAGAACAGTCAGGGTGTGAGTGATTAtgtggagaaagaaaaaagaactccCAAAGCAAACCAATTTTATCGAAATTCTGAATTCATACTTGGAAAAGACAAGCTGCCTCCAGCCGAGAGTAATAAGAAGgcaaaaatgaatataaagaAGCCGGGTGGAGGAGAAATTGCTCACAGTTTTGGGACGGGTTCCAAGTTCTTTAAGAGCTGCAGTTCACTTCTGGAAAAATTGATCAAGCACAAGTATGGTTGGGTGTTTGATGCTCCTGTCGATGTGCAGGGTCTTGGTTTGCATGACTACTACACCATCATTAAGCATCCAATGGACCTTGGAACAGTGAAATCTAGGCTGAACAAAAACTGGTACAAGTCGCCTAAAGAATTTGCTGAGGATGTGAGACTTACATTTCGCAACGCCATGACATATAATCCCAAAGGACAGGATGTCTATGTAATGGCAGATCAACTGTTGTCAATATTTGAGGATAGGTGGGTTATTATAGAGGCAGACTATAATCGAGAGATGAGGTTTGGATTAGACTATGGCGCTGCTCTATCCACACCTACTTCCAGAAAGGCTCGTcttccaccaccaccacctctTGACATGAAGCGAATATTGGAAAGGTCAGAATCTACAACATATCGTCTTGATTCCAAGAATAGACCTTTGAGTGCTACTCCCTCAAGTAGGACACCTGCTCCAAAAAAGCCCAAGGCAAAAGATCCTCATAAAAGGGATATGACTTATGAGGAGAAGCAAAAACTCAGTAGTAACCTTCAGAATTTACCTTCTGAAAAATTGGATGccattttacaaataattaagaagagaaattcaaatatttttcaagatgatgaagaaattgaggTGGATATAGATAGTGTGGATGCAGAGACACTCTGGGAGCTTGATAGATTTGTgacaaactacaaaaaaagtTTGAGCAAGAATAAGAGAAAAGCTGAGCTTGCACTACGAGCAAGAGCAGACGATGAACACAATTCGACCCAAAAG GCCCCCGTTGTGATGGAGGTCCCAAAGAAAACTAAAGCAG ATGAAAATACCGTTTCATCTTCAGTGCCCGTTCAAGGACAGGGCAATGGTAGGAGTAGGTCAAGTAGTTCAAGCAGTTCTAGCAGTGATTCTGGATCTTCATCTAGTG ATTCAGACAGTGAAAGTTCTTCAGCATCTGGATCTGATACTGGGTCTTAA